A single region of the Gemella sp. zg-570 genome encodes:
- a CDS encoding HK97 gp10 family phage protein, translating to MTKKVNIDSLAKEINKSLKDYADLAGNELKSCIVELGNEVRDEIKDNAPVKTKKYRASWKSTKKRESANSIEVVVHSRNKYQLTHLLEFGHAKKNGGRTKAIPHIEPATRNLEERITQKLEEKM from the coding sequence ATGACTAAAAAAGTAAATATTGATTCATTAGCAAAAGAAATTAATAAAAGTTTAAAAGACTATGCCGACTTAGCAGGAAACGAACTAAAATCTTGTATAGTGGAGTTAGGAAATGAAGTAAGAGATGAAATTAAAGATAATGCTCCTGTGAAAACCAAAAAATATCGAGCAAGTTGGAAAAGTACCAAGAAAAGAGAAAGTGCTAATTCTATTGAGGTTGTAGTTCATTCAAGAAACAAATATCAACTAACACACTTACTAGAATTTGGACACGCTAAAAAAAATGGTGGACGAACTAAAGCAATACCTCATATAGAGCCAGCCACTAGAAATTTAGAAGAGAGAATTACACAAAAACTAGAGGAGAAAATGTGA
- a CDS encoding phage head closure protein, with protein MYIHLLNTRITIQKCIVNFDELHQQTEHWSDFYSCYSNIKLLNSEEYEKQGVIKNKSYYLVTIRKCNKLKNMNTLEYRVKINNEIYNLKDLDEFNNKYIKFKMVNIND; from the coding sequence ATGTACATTCATTTATTAAATACAAGAATAACAATACAAAAATGTATAGTTAATTTTGATGAATTACACCAACAAACAGAACATTGGAGTGATTTTTATAGTTGTTATTCCAATATAAAATTATTAAATTCAGAAGAATATGAAAAACAAGGTGTTATAAAAAATAAATCTTATTATTTAGTAACAATTAGAAAGTGTAATAAATTAAAAAATATGAATACACTAGAATACAGAGTAAAAATAAATAATGAAATATATAATTTGAAAGATTTAGACGAGTTTAATAATAAATATATTAAATTTAAAATGGTAAATATAAATGACTAA
- a CDS encoding head-tail connector protein, giving the protein MSLKLEEVKQYLRVDSSDDDLLLESLIKTSKNLCVHILRVEEDSTLLLCEEVKTAMMYTVAYLFEHREEANHKELTLTLRSLLFGIRKVEF; this is encoded by the coding sequence GTGAGTCTTAAACTAGAAGAAGTAAAACAATATTTAAGAGTAGATTCAAGTGATGATGACTTACTGCTTGAATCTTTAATAAAAACTTCAAAAAATTTATGCGTGCATATTCTAAGAGTAGAAGAAGATTCTACTCTTTTATTATGTGAAGAAGTTAAAACAGCAATGATGTATACAGTTGCTTATCTTTTTGAACACAGAGAAGAAGCTAACCATAAAGAATTAACACTAACTCTTAGAAGTCTTTTATTTGGGATAAGAAAGGTGGAATTTTAA